agggagatgTGATATGAGTTTCAGTATACTGTTGGATTGTAGAAACTGTtgtgggaaaaaaacacctgaatctttgcatgtctctctctgctcatttctCTCTTATTTAATACCGCATCATCAACAAGTCAGATACTTATGATATTGGGAGGAATTCACGAATAAAGATATTCTCATCCTAATCTGATGACAAAAGAGCACGTCAGAAAATATAACATATAGCCTAACATCAAGATAGAGGCACTATCAGTGTCTGcccatacaaaaataaatatatgAAACTCAAAAGTCAAATTCCACAGCGACACAACTCTTTATATGAGGAAAATGAGAAATAGGCCATTGTTACGCTGTACCATATAAGACTTGTATTCTACAGCATTGCCCATATAAAGCATGAATCACTTTACAAATTTCACAtatttggttttttttcttctcttctacgGGTGAGCTTTTGCCCTTTGAACTTTCAAAGGAGCAGTGAGTTCCATTGGCGTTGCACGTTCCCCATGCAATCGATCATCACGTGTTATTTGgtgtctctctgcccctcttgtGAAGCGTAACTGGATTACCTCACTGCTCTCCTTCATCCTAGTCTAGCTGGGCCCTAATCTAGGGCTGCTTTTAGCCTGCAACGCACGGGACGGGATTGTCTTGAGCGGAGGGGGATTACAGTACAGTCATTTGCTTTTCAGGGTTCCTGGCTATGGTAGCTATGGTAGCTAGGCTAGTCTAGCctccagccagtgttgccagatttgtctgatcaaaacccgcccaaaaggttctcaaaaaccgacaAAAtacactaaattccgcccaatttcaacaaattgtattggtttctatgggcacaaaactgcttaaaaaacgccaaatggccaaagtttttacccgcagacggccatctcaagtagcccaattgggcgggcaaccgcccaatctggcaacacttcctCCAGCCCCCCTCCTGTGTCGTTTGGCCCGCCACACCAGTGAGTAATGCCAACGGCACGGCAACAGCATCGGCAACAGCACTTGggctgcgtgagtgagtgaggtacCAGTAAACATGCcatggagtgtccatgatgatgatgacaatgtaaTGTGTATTTCTACATGTAAAGTAATCTCTCTGTCAGGCAAGTGTGACGCAAGCCACCCAGTTAGCCAAAAATGAAATGTGCTATAGAAATATACACACAGAATACATTAAGTATAATATCAACATATTCAAAATATATTCTGTACAAATAAATTCTgtatgtatggtgaattcaggtaaatttggccactttgggccattcgcttatatgcaaaaaaagtggcccaatttacctgaattcatcaTATATATTTATAGCACATTCTATTGAGGTGCCTAACTGTGCTTTCACATCAGTGGAGTCAATAGGTAGCAACATTTAATAATCCAAAACCCAGAATCCACTCGAGTCTCCTGCACTTACGTCATCAGTCACACAGGCACGAGTGATTGAGAAAAAGTCATTTTACAATGTCAGGTCAGGTGCTGTCCTAGTAGCAGgcagcctctctctcacacacatacaatcctATCCCTCTACATGGAAGAGGGAGTGGTTAAGAGTAATGACGGACAGCTGGTAGACACGCACCCCTCGCTCCCACCCACGCACCCCCCTATGGTGCATGAGTGACCGTTAAGGCGTTCTTTCTATGTGGCCTAACATCACACCCGCAGGAAGGCAACGTGGGATTACCACACACTGCTGCAGACCTGCCAATGTCACCCCTGAGATAGAAatagtagcctagtgtagaccaacacacaggacacacatagACTGTCGTTACAAAACTACTGTACCCTCTCTATGTACTATGATGTGCAGTTCACCAAAAAAAAGTTTCACAAGTTTCAAAGACATGTAAAGTGGCAAAACAATATTGGCAACGCTACTATATGGGTGGGGCGACAGACAAATGAGAttaagctgtgtgtttgtgtgcgcgtgcgtgcatgcgtgtgtgtatgtatggtggaggtgtgtgtgtgtgtgtgtgtggggggggggggtatcggtAAAATGGACTATGTTTGTGGACAGACAGAGGTGAGAAGGGGGTTTCATGGTTAAGAGACAGGCCGAGCAaaacagagagcgaaagagagagatagagagagaaagagagagagagagagagagacgaagagtatgagagatgtagagagaggaaagaggagggcatGATTAGCAACGGAGTTACATCACGAGTCACAGCTGGGATTTAATCCAGGCCCTCTGTAATCCAGATTGGGATTCTCGAGCCCCCTCCCCCATTGGCAAAAGGAGAGCTGCGATAGGACGATGCTCCCCCACCATCTGTGATGTGGGGGGGGAGAGGTGGGAGGGGtgcggggaggaggaggggtgaagcTTTGGCAGGCGCTCGGACGGaagaatgaaaatgtaatatgtaaagtGCTGCCGCAGCAACACAGACAGCAAAACAAAGATGGTGGCTCTGTCTATGCACAGAACTCTGTGGagccgtttctctctccccatctctctctctctctctttctctctctcttcatctcgctctcatgtcttcctctctctctctcagtcacggACACAAACAGCATTTTCTCTTTGCTCGACTCTAACAAGGTTCCTTCTTTCTATCATGTTCTTCCCTTATTGCTTCCCTTTAATTCAATCTCTGCCTgcatctcactctctttctctctctctctctctctctgtccttctcgcacgcacgcacacattctctttctctttcttcccctgtCCAACTctacctcccttccctccctcgtTCCGCAAATGAAGAAAAAAGCTTAACTGGCTTCCTTTGATCGTAATGATACTGAAAAAGACGATGACTGTGCAGGACACGTCATCGTAACCGACTCAGATTCAAACCAAGACAAATGggctctctcccccttccttgtACACACCTAATAGGCTACCGAGTATATACGGCCATTTGCCCTGGTCTTGCTGTGACTggatggatttttgtttgttagttCATTCAATGAATACAGCATTGTGGTTAGGTTCCATGGCGGTGCCCGTGGCCTTAGCTGCCTTCACAGACACTGTACTCACATTCACCCTCACAAACAATGCAATGCCCCAGCCACAAGGTGagctccagccacacacacacacacacacacacacacacacacacacacacacacacacacacacacacacacacacacacacacacgtgtacacacacacacacacacacacacacacacacacacacacacacacacacacacacgtgtacacacacacacacacacacacacacacacacacacacacacacacacacacacacacacacgcgcaacacacacacacacacacacacacacacgtgtcctccatacacacacacacacacacacacacacacacacacacacacacacacacacacacacacacacacacacacctctcccaacccccctttcccccccctgcGGCCACCTACTTTTCCAGCCCACAAAGCAAAGCGTCTGACTCAGACACATCAGCACACATTCTCGTTCTTTGTccctctctggctgtgtgtgtgtgtgtgtgtgtgtgtgtgtgtgtgtgtgtgtgtgtgtgtgtgtgtgtgtgtgtgtgtgtgtgtgtgtgtgtgtatgtgaagcaaCTGCATCCAACTATGGAGTCATGCACCTgtgtttttcatgttctcatgttTCCTTGtctcatctctcttgctctctatctttccatctctctctctcattgcataaCATTGCATTTTCATTTAGCAGAATcttctatccaaagcaacttacaaagagGGACATACACAGTGGGGGATGGTACTGGGCAGGCAGGTACTACGCTAGGGAATGATGCTGTGTATGCCCTCCTTAGGAACCCATATGGAGTGTCTTCAGTAGAGTGGAGGGCACACCTTCACATTCCTCCTCAAACAtcctagcactctctctctctctctctctctccatccatccatctcttgtCCTAAAAATCCCTTCAGTAGAGGACCCACCTTAATTTTCCTCAACCAGAAttcactacctctctctccctctgttatccatctatctctctccctccctccatctctccatccatccatctctctctctttctcgctctctctctctctccagtagacTGTAGGACCCACCTTCATGTTCTTCCACCAgaattcactctctctccctctcttatccatcgctctctatctctccctccccctctccatctatccatccatccatctctctctctttctcgctctatctctccagTAGACTATAGGACCCACCTTCATGTTCTTCCACCAaaattcactctctctccctctcttatccatcgctctctatctctccctccccctctccatctatccatccatccatccatctctctctctctctctctctctctctctctctctctctccagcagacTATTAGGACCCACCTTCATGTTCTTCCACCAgaattcactctctctccctctcttatccatcgctctctatctctccctccccctctccatccatccatccatctctctctctctcaaggagaCCATTAGGACCCACCTTCATGTTCTTCCACCAGTATTTGTTCTTCAGCTTGGCGGCGCTGCTCTCGAACTGTGAGGCTCCGGCCTGCAGTGCGTCTGCCCTGTCGTCCAGCTCAGACAGCTTCTGGTCCCTCTCCAGCACCTTGTCCACGTTCACTCGCATGATGTCCACCACCTGGGGGtttgtggggtgtgtggtgtgtgtgtgtgtgtgtgtgtgtgtgtgtgtgtgtgtgtgtgtgtgtgtgtgtgtgtgtgtgtgtgtgtgtgtgtgtgtgattttaaggGTGGGGTGGGTAAAAGCATGTGTTAGTTAAACTGACAAGAAATCAAGATCACATCCAAAAGTATTTGAATACACATGTGCGTTCACCCATATCTATCTGTGTATGGCATGCTCTAAAACATTTTGCTGCATTAACAATACAGTCatatacagattttttttccattttacactacataggcctacaactgtAAACTTGCAACAGGGGAGCAAAAAGCCTGCCAACAGCTGTATTGCACCATCGCCATGGCTAGTTTAAGCCACCATCATCTTTGTGTTGATATGGATGACTGGCCaggggtagggggagagagagatggaagtgtTGGGCTACCTCATCGACTTGGGCCTGTGTCTGTTGCAGCCTGCGGTTGCTGGTCAGGTTGGGGGGTGCGGCGGgtgctcccccctccccctctgcagGTGCTCCGGCATCTGGGGCTGACCTGGGGGGTGGAAGaggaccaggcaggcaggcagggaacgTGGAGGTGTGGGGTGGGACGGAGGGGATAAGGTTTGAGGGTGATGATGAAGGGAAAGAGGGTAAATGGAGGTAAATTGTGTTAAGAGTGTGACTCAAGGGTAGTATGAAGTCAGTCAGCATCATCGGTGAGCTGAACAGATCTTTCGTTTAGTGGGCACGAGAGTGGTGTGCAAACATTGCTgcagccctctccctctctccatcttcctgctCCCTTCTCCTTCATTTCCTCTTCCCTGCATGCATTGCATTACAGCCTCCTTTCCCTCGTCTTCTTGGCCTTCGCACAGACACAGCGAATGCTCCAGAAGCAGCTGGAAATCTCCACAGACATCGCACAGCCCCAACTTTCTGTCACGCTCCCCTCATTAAGTATTCTGAGTTATTCTGAAATATTCTGTGTGAAAATAACCCAGATGACTCTAGGTGGCATTATTTGAGAaaggggggagtgggggtggggtgttcaGCATCCGCTGAGTGGTTAGCTTTTTCTTTTAACCCTTGAGGGGACCATTGGTAGACAGCTAGGGGGCTGATAGATGGTCTGACTCAGACAACCATGCTGTGACGTAGATTACAGGTCTAGCTGACGACGGcctgtcccccccaccccccaccaatgGCTATGATGCCATACAGAAACGACTGTGAATGACTTTTTTTCTGAGTCATAGGAAAAGCTGGCCAGAGAATCTCTCTAGCCCACATACAAAGTCAATAGGTTTAACACGGCCATCCTCTGAAAACGCGTCTGCGTCAAAGGAGCTCAAAAGGCAGGCAGCATCTTAATCTTTTAATGCAGAAAACAACCTGCGTACTGATTTTCTTGAAGTGCAGATACGAATAGCCATCCAAACATATTAATCCAGACATTTTGCCTCGAAAAAAGTGCTGCGCAAAACACCCTCCCCAAACATCCACTAAAACAGCAAAATCGGTAGCACACCTCACTAGAGAGGATTAGATAACATCCCGAGACTAACCATCCTTTCATTTGCTATTTATAGGCAACGGTTTTCAGATACTTTAATCCGACGTATTCGACCGCATACACGCAGGTACACTGAATTATCTGCTATGCAGTGTTTGCTCCATAGAGGTAAAATCCCGCATAAACAACGCTATGGCAACAATTTAACCGAAAGCCAAACCCTCAGAACCACAAGTAAACGACCAGCTATCCACAATTTTCACGATAAACGACATAGCATTGCAAAATGGGAAAATCCGCATACTCACATCTCGGCGGCAACTGCTTATTAGTCTGAATCGCCAGTAAAGagcgtgagagagggagggagggacagaggaagagagagagagagaggtgggggagagagaggtcgCTCGAAGAGTATTATCCCAGGGAAATGTGTGGTGGGTCCTCTCCGATGGTAAACTTCTTCCGCAGGATGTATTTATGTGAAGGTAACACCGACGGACAGTATGGTTAAGACGCACCGGTTATGGAACAGAATAGCGTCACCAAAGTGCTGCGTAGATGAAAAATATTTGGTCTGATTCGGTTGAGAAAAAAATCCTCAGAATGAGCGCAGCGGTGATGGGAAAAATCCTATTGTAAATATCTGAGACAGGAGCATCGAATAACGGATTTCATGCGCTGTTTTTGCTCTAGCTGCAAAGGCTGCGTAAAGCCTAAATGAAAAAGTAGTGGTTACGTAGATCCGGCGAAGAGAACATGCCCAACCTAGCGGCCAGAACGTCCAGGGGATTTATTACACCCACTTGACTCACGAGTGAGTGCGCGAAAGTCATTTTCAAATCTCTCTCTATCGccctcgcgcgctctctctctctctcccttgcacgCGCACCTCCCCTCCCGCTCAACCCCTTGTTTTGCGCTAGTGCGGTTCTCTCCCTCGCTAGTCGTGTACGGGACAGAGGCACTGCGGTGCTGAACAGTGTTGAGTCTGCTGTTTCTGTGTCTGAGTGCGAGAGGCTTGCTCCACATCCGAAAAAGCTCGGAAACAGATCTAAAATCTGCGTAACGGTTTATTGCGCGCGATAGATTTGGATACACCTGCAAGGAGGATGCGGTTATTGAATAGAAAACTATGTTCGGAG
The Engraulis encrasicolus isolate BLACKSEA-1 chromosome 20, IST_EnEncr_1.0, whole genome shotgun sequence genome window above contains:
- the vamp1a gene encoding vesicle associated membrane protein 1a, which gives rise to MSAPDAGAPAEGEGGAPAAPPNLTSNRRLQQTQAQVDEVVDIMRVNVDKVLERDQKLSELDDRADALQAGASQFESSAAKLKNKYWWKNMKMMIIMGIMGIILLGVLFMYFYY